The window TTATGTCCGGCACCACACAAGTCGAAATGAACGCTAAGGAATATTCTTTGCAAGAAGGCGATGTTGTGCGAATTCCTCCATATGTCAAACATCGATTCTTAAACCGATCAAATTCGATCGCACATGTTTTGTTTGTTTTGACTCCAAAAATATAGTTTATTGAGTAAGCTGTTTTTTACTTAATAATCAAAAAATGATTAGTTCAAAATTTTAGTTAGGAGAAATTTTTAAAAATGGATAACGAGAAATATCGAATCGAAAAAGATACTTTGGGAGAAGTTAAAATTCCTGCAAGTGCCCTTTGGGGACCTCAAACTGAAAGAAGTCGACAAAATTTTAAAATCGGGCAAAGAATGCCTTTTGAAATAATTGAGTCTCTATTGCAGATTAAAAAAGCAGCTGCAGTGGTTAACGAAAAAAATGGTGAAATTAGTAAAGAAAAATCTGATTTAATTGTTGAAGTAGTTGATCAACTTTTGGCGGGAAAATATCAAGATGCTTTTCCATTAGTTGTTTATCAAACAGGTAGTGGAACGCAAACGAATATGAATGTGAACGAAGTGATAGTTCATTTGGCGGCTAAAATTAATCCTAAGGTTTCGTTACAAGCAAATGATGATGTTAATCACTCGCAGAGTTCCAATGATACTTTTCCCACAGCGATGGCAATTACTGCTTATGATGCTGTAAAAAAATTGTTATCTGTTTTGGAACATTTGGAAAATTCATTGAACGATAAAGCACTTGATTTTAAAAATGTTGTAAAAATTGGTCGTACCCATCTTCAGGATGCCACACCAATTACCTTTGGACAGGAAATTAGTGGTTGGTCCAGTCAGATCAAACACAATTTTGATTATTTGCAAATTAATAAAAAAACTTTACTCGAATTGCCAATCGGAGGGACGGCGGTCGGTACCGGTTTGAATACTGTCAAAGATTTTGATCAACAAATGGTTAAACAACTATCGATTCAAAAGGGAATAAGTTATCTCGTCGCGCCAAATAAATTTCAAGGTCTGGCCGCACACAGTGCTATTAATTTTATTCATGGTATTTTTAAGACCCTAGCAGCTGACTTGATTAAGATTGGCAATGATATTCGTTTTCTTGCCAGCGGTCCCAGATCCGGATATGGTGAGATTAATATTCCAGCCAACGAACCGGGTTCTTCAATCATGCCCGGCAAAATAAATCCGACTCAGATCGAAG of the Oenococcus sp. UCMA 16435 genome contains:
- a CDS encoding class II fumarate hydratase yields the protein MDNEKYRIEKDTLGEVKIPASALWGPQTERSRQNFKIGQRMPFEIIESLLQIKKAAAVVNEKNGEISKEKSDLIVEVVDQLLAGKYQDAFPLVVYQTGSGTQTNMNVNEVIVHLAAKINPKVSLQANDDVNHSQSSNDTFPTAMAITAYDAVKKLLSVLEHLENSLNDKALDFKNVVKIGRTHLQDATPITFGQEISGWSSQIKHNFDYLQINKKTLLELPIGGTAVGTGLNTVKDFDQQMVKQLSIQKGISYLVAPNKFQGLAAHSAINFIHGIFKTLAADLIKIGNDIRFLASGPRSGYGEINIPANEPGSSIMPGKINPTQIEALTMVAARVMGNDTTIVFSSSQGNFEMNVYKPIIIQSFLESAKLLTEAIDSVDKNLIQGITVNQKRMKDLVDNSLMTVTALSPHIGYEKSAKIAQKALRENTRLIDAALASGYVTEKEFREWVDPFKMTSHK